One segment of Allorhodopirellula heiligendammensis DNA contains the following:
- a CDS encoding DUF1559 domain-containing protein: MRFLKSNRQGFTLVELLVVIAIIGVLVGLLLPAVQAAREAARRMSCSNNFKQLGLSLHNYHAAYDKLPMGSGGTGVDSNTNSPDANNLRLSGLVAMLPYMEQQALWQMISNPFQSQAGYLFPAMGPTPGSNDPVFAGAAYEPFRQQSPTLRCPSDSARHGGMAQTNYAFNYGDGGRFVGAAYRDTHTKFNSAWTGNQGDKASKRGAFTREYQFGFRDIRDGLSNTVAMAEIGVGDSTPEGREVIAYQYQLDNPLFARQPILGCKNQQGGQITDPESPRQYVAGTLYPRGRRWAEGHVGYTGITTVLPPNSPTCRLPSSTALGGMSGVYSAGSYHAGGAHVLLCDGAVRFVTESVDSGSDANAWTVSIGGGHKAPGSKSPFGVWGAMGTRASNETASLDE; the protein is encoded by the coding sequence ATGAGATTTTTGAAGTCAAATAGACAAGGTTTTACACTTGTCGAGCTACTGGTTGTCATTGCGATCATCGGCGTGCTCGTGGGCTTGCTGCTTCCAGCTGTGCAGGCGGCTCGTGAGGCGGCCAGGCGGATGAGCTGCAGCAATAACTTTAAGCAGCTGGGCCTGTCCCTCCACAACTATCATGCTGCCTATGACAAGCTTCCGATGGGCAGTGGTGGGACCGGCGTGGATAGCAATACAAATTCTCCCGACGCGAACAACCTGCGGCTCAGCGGTCTCGTTGCAATGCTGCCCTACATGGAGCAACAGGCGTTATGGCAGATGATTTCTAATCCATTTCAATCCCAGGCCGGCTACCTATTTCCCGCGATGGGACCCACGCCAGGGTCGAATGATCCGGTATTTGCCGGTGCCGCCTACGAGCCATTCCGTCAGCAATCCCCAACCCTGCGTTGCCCGAGCGACTCAGCGCGACACGGCGGCATGGCACAGACGAACTACGCATTCAATTATGGCGACGGCGGACGATTTGTCGGTGCAGCCTATCGTGACACCCATACCAAATTTAACAGTGCGTGGACGGGCAACCAAGGCGACAAGGCGTCCAAGCGTGGTGCGTTCACGCGTGAATATCAATTCGGTTTTCGAGATATCCGTGATGGGTTGTCGAATACCGTTGCCATGGCTGAAATCGGTGTCGGCGATAGCACCCCCGAAGGGCGTGAAGTCATCGCCTACCAGTACCAGTTAGACAATCCGTTGTTTGCACGCCAGCCGATTCTTGGTTGTAAGAATCAGCAAGGCGGTCAGATTACCGATCCGGAGAGTCCCCGTCAGTACGTTGCTGGTACGTTGTATCCGCGCGGCCGGCGGTGGGCGGAGGGACACGTCGGCTACACTGGCATCACGACCGTGCTGCCGCCAAACTCACCAACGTGTCGACTTCCATCGAGCACCGCGTTGGGCGGAATGTCCGGGGTCTATTCCGCAGGTAGCTATCACGCCGGCGGTGCCCACGTTCTGCTGTGCGATGGTGCCGTGCGATTCGTGACCGAATCCGTAGACAGCGGCAGCGATGCCAATGCGTGGACGGTCTCCATCGGCGGCGGACACAAGGCCCCTGGATCGAAAAGTCCCTTTGGAGTCTGGGGTGCGATGGGCACTCGGGCCTCCAACGAGACCGCCAGCCTCGATGAATAG
- a CDS encoding RNA polymerase sigma factor: MNKNLHIPPPCPSSTPTESAIPAQIARLSDRDLLDGWRRDGSRAAFDELVRRYRVMVLSICRRHCYQDQDADDAFQTTWVCLAQTASQIRHPERLAGWLHRVATRACQLTLKQRRRLANSSDPRDSSDLIDMNDVPSEDEQALEALSRRHEAIVLDEELSELPEHYRTAIVMHLIEGDSYQNIAERLESTVGAVRGHVQRGKQALAARLRHRGVVPVLAYAAVQLLEVSESVAAEVTSRTIPADWDLSTAPPASSTDPTGPPVNLYSLSKSGSSMLRISSWVVAGCLATAAVGGMCLSQVSALGDNGEKPMTLRMADAGGAANEGPPVVVGQTTSTSPPTEQLPRPATVAPKPIAETPLNSSGYRTKVAKQVAEKMDSQVTLELDLGLESLADALSQQLGVPVLVDVGAFDQANLNPSQTTVAISSGDQPLRSSLRRVLQPLGLRAEVQDEGLVITTDFTELARRGILTDKWVGLSDEFIARVDDVLATSVALPQPGTALESVIAELSLAVDFPIVVNALALEEAGLTVDVPISGHQRSSHSEDLPAESGVETATTSQTKSLMQKLPLGAALNFLLQDLGLTYTLRDGMISITTREQAETRLLTRLYFLEGTGLPRGEFTSAISMIQTTIEPASWESLGGVGTLVPVGDGEYARPALLVGATLSVHEQIADLLQSLRESHIGPDPIWSGRPPTPVAPPANGGMGGGGMF; encoded by the coding sequence ATGAATAAAAACCTCCACATCCCGCCGCCATGCCCCTCGTCGACACCGACCGAATCCGCGATTCCAGCACAAATTGCTCGCTTGAGTGACCGGGACTTACTCGACGGATGGCGGCGGGATGGTAGCCGTGCGGCATTTGACGAGCTGGTGCGGCGCTATCGCGTGATGGTGCTGAGCATCTGCAGGCGGCATTGCTACCAAGATCAAGATGCTGATGACGCGTTCCAGACAACCTGGGTGTGTCTGGCGCAAACAGCATCGCAGATTCGCCACCCCGAGCGACTCGCCGGCTGGTTGCACCGTGTCGCGACCCGCGCCTGTCAGCTGACTCTGAAACAGCGACGTCGCCTGGCGAATTCATCCGACCCACGCGACTCCAGCGATCTCATCGATATGAATGACGTCCCCAGCGAGGATGAACAGGCCCTCGAAGCTCTATCGCGCCGCCACGAAGCCATCGTGCTCGACGAGGAACTCTCCGAGCTACCTGAACACTATCGCACAGCCATCGTCATGCATTTGATCGAAGGCGACAGCTATCAGAATATTGCCGAGCGGCTCGAATCAACCGTCGGGGCTGTCCGCGGGCATGTGCAGCGGGGCAAACAGGCTCTGGCTGCGCGACTTCGCCATCGCGGCGTCGTCCCCGTGCTCGCCTATGCAGCAGTGCAGTTGCTCGAAGTCAGCGAAAGTGTGGCAGCGGAGGTGACTAGCCGAACGATTCCGGCGGATTGGGACCTTTCGACGGCTCCGCCGGCCTCATCCACCGACCCGACCGGACCGCCGGTTAATCTCTATTCTCTCTCTAAGTCTGGAAGTTCGATGTTACGTATCTCTTCATGGGTTGTTGCAGGTTGTCTTGCCACCGCGGCAGTTGGCGGAATGTGTCTATCTCAAGTATCGGCGCTAGGGGATAACGGCGAGAAGCCGATGACTCTGCGCATGGCTGACGCGGGCGGAGCGGCAAACGAAGGACCTCCTGTGGTCGTAGGTCAAACGACGAGTACGTCTCCGCCTACTGAGCAACTGCCCCGACCAGCGACGGTGGCGCCAAAACCCATCGCCGAAACGCCGCTCAATTCATCCGGCTATCGCACGAAGGTCGCTAAGCAGGTTGCCGAAAAAATGGACTCGCAGGTAACACTCGAACTCGACTTGGGATTGGAGTCGCTCGCCGACGCCCTATCCCAACAGCTCGGTGTTCCGGTGCTGGTCGACGTTGGCGCCTTCGATCAAGCCAACTTGAATCCTTCGCAGACGACCGTGGCAATCTCCAGTGGTGATCAACCCCTGCGAAGTTCGCTGCGCAGAGTTCTACAGCCGTTGGGACTGCGGGCCGAGGTGCAAGACGAAGGGCTTGTCATCACTACGGACTTCACCGAGTTAGCACGGCGGGGCATCTTGACGGACAAATGGGTGGGGCTCTCGGACGAGTTCATCGCACGCGTCGATGATGTGTTAGCGACATCGGTGGCGTTGCCGCAGCCAGGAACGGCGCTGGAAAGTGTGATTGCGGAACTCTCGCTAGCAGTGGATTTTCCGATTGTCGTCAATGCGCTCGCGCTCGAAGAGGCTGGATTGACAGTTGATGTTCCGATTTCAGGACACCAGCGCAGCTCCCATTCAGAAGATCTGCCGGCGGAGAGCGGTGTGGAAACGGCGACAACATCTCAGACGAAGTCTTTAATGCAAAAGCTGCCACTGGGCGCGGCACTCAATTTCCTGCTCCAAGACCTCGGGCTAACCTATACGCTCCGGGACGGTATGATCTCAATAACGACGAGGGAACAGGCAGAGACTCGCCTGCTGACGAGGTTGTATTTCCTCGAAGGTACGGGACTGCCACGGGGCGAATTTACGTCAGCAATCTCGATGATTCAAACGACTATTGAGCCCGCTAGTTGGGAGTCTCTCGGAGGCGTGGGGACGCTGGTACCAGTCGGCGATGGCGAATACGCTCGCCCCGCACTGTTAGTCGGAGCGACTCTCAGTGTCCACGAGCAAATCGCCGACCTGCTGCAGTCACTGCGTGAGTCCCACATCGGACCTGATCCGATTTGGAGCGGCCGGCCGCCAACCCCAGTTGCTCCGCCTGCTAATGGCGGAATGGGTGGGGGAGGAATGTTCTAG